The genomic window cgtttttattgataatattaaaggtGACCACTCTTGAAGACTTCTTAGTCTATGATCAATCATTGatgttaatcaatttttaatcagaattaatcaatttaattaatcgaacaatcatttgttattgttagtgttaacgttattattagtgTTAGTGTTAGTGTTAGTGTTAGTGTTagtgttattgttattgttattgttattaatcgaTACTAACCCCGGATGCACCTACTGTAACACCTGGTGCACCACAATTCGCCATcttgtttttcatttcaacGAAATCGACCTTCTTACTTTTAGCGAGTTCCTCGAGGAATGATTTGTACTGATCGATACCAAGTTTCATTGACCTAAACAAATTTTCatatcgattgaaatatatatatatatatatatatatttttttttctttttctttttaaaatgacaatgttaaatttttcttttttcctcccacccctcccccctcctctctttttttttcactcaaCCCACTCGCATAGATATTTATACACGTGCTTTCTTTATATAActtaattaaatctaattttttagatttttttgaatgattgataataatacgttAGAACGAGAATTCGTACTTGTGTTTCTTGAAATAGATCCCGGTGTCCGTTGTTGTAATCTTCTTTCCATCGATCACTTTGGCCTGTTTCATCCATTTATCACTTTGGCTAAGTGTTATCAATTTTCCATCACTCTTAGGATCACCAAATTTCGAGAAAGCTTTGAAATTCGTCAAAAAGCTACCGGCTGGTGAACTGGCAGCTGGACTACCTGGCGTCGAATTTCCTGAATTAGCTGTAACGTCATCGAGCTTCATATTCGCAACTTCGTTCGTAACGTTTACAGAAGTTGCCACCTCA from Vespa velutina chromosome 18, iVesVel2.1, whole genome shotgun sequence includes these protein-coding regions:
- the LOC124955403 gene encoding tubulin polymerization-promoting protein homolog isoform X1, which translates into the protein MEAEKNGTIEKEKNEGGNEVATSVNVTNEVANMKLDDVTANSGNSTPGSPAASSPAGSFLTNFKAFSKFGDPKSDGKLITLSQSDKWMKQAKVIDGKKITTTDTGIYFKKHKSMKLGIDQYKSFLEELAKSKKVDFVEMKNKMANCGAPGVTVGASGTKKSSRVVTFNIINKNDLQAGKAASTVDRLTDVTKYTGSHKQRFDESGKGKGIAGRKDLPDQSGYVQGYQNKDTYNKGH
- the LOC124955403 gene encoding tubulin polymerization-promoting protein homolog isoform X2, producing MEAEKNGTIEKEKNEGGNEVATSVNVTNEVANMKLDDVTANSGNSTPGSPAASSPAGSFLTNFKAFSKFGDPKSDGKLITLSQSDKWMKQAKVIDGKKITTTDTGIYFKKHKSMKLGIDQYKSFLEELAKSKKVDFVEMKNKMANCGAPGVTVGASGAGKAASTVDRLTDVTKYTGSHKQRFDESGKGKGIAGRKDLPDQSGYVQGYQNKDTYNKGH